The DNA segment CGCCTACACGGTCAGGGCGGACGTGGTGCGGAACGATCCCCAGACGAACATGACGCGGGTGAAGGTCACAGTCACTTGGAACAGCGGGGTTCAAAGTTATGTCAGCGAGACGATCCTCAGCAACCTCCAGTAAGACGCACGCACGCGGGTTTACGCTGCCCGAAGTGCTGATCTGCGCGGCGATCGCCGGTATCGTCACACTGGCGGCAAGCTCCGGGTACGTGTTCATGACGAAGAGCTGGGTCCAGCAGCAGGCGCGGCTGCAGACGCAGCAGCAGCTGCGGTCCGCGGTGGCGGCCGTGACGCGCGAGGCGCGCGTCGCCGGGGCCTGCATGCTCGACAATCCGCCTGCGGACGTCCAGCCGGTGAGTGGGGTCGACAACGGGACGACGGATTCGATCACGATCCGGGCGAATCCGCACTGCGCCAAGGGCGCGATCGTGGGCGCCGACTGCGCGGCCTGCACGTCGTTCACGGTGAATCCCGCGACCAACTTTGCCGGCCTCGGCGGAACCTGGGGCTATCTCTATGCCGGAGCGGGCCAGCATCAGTACTTCAAGATCCTGAGCGTCGTTGGGAGCACCATCAATGTGGACACCACCACCGGTCCTCCCATCACGGGCACGTACCTGCAGAATACGACAGCGGTGTATGCTGTGGAGGCAAGGACGTTTGCAATCAGCAGCACCTGTCCCACCTGCGGCGGCGTTCCCAGCCTGACGCTCACCCTCTTGGGCGGGTCGGAAGAAGCGCTGGTCAAGGGCGTCGACCTGTTCGACATCCAATATGTCTTTAACGACGATTACGACCCCACCAACTGCGTCAGCTCCACGGGGGGGGGACGCCCGCTCTGCGTGGTGAATCTGCCGCAATCCGCGACCGATTGGAAGAAGGTGCGCTCGGTCATTTTCGATGTGGGCGCCCGCTCACTGCGAGGGGTCGGGGGCGCGGGTTCGTCCGACGGATTCCTCCATCACAACGAGATCTTCGAGATCTCTCCTAGGAACTTCCAATTCCCGGCGGGACGCCTGTAGAGGGTGATGCGCATGCGTGCGAAGGTTCATGGGCAGCAACACGGGGCGGCGGTGCTCCTCGTCCTCCTGATCATCCTCGTCCTGGTCGCCGTCGGGACATTCGTGATGCTGTCGGTGGACCGCAACTCGGACATGCGGGTGTCGTACCAGAAGAACGTCGCCGGCTTCAACGCGGCCGAGGCCG comes from the bacterium genome and includes:
- a CDS encoding prepilin-type N-terminal cleavage/methylation domain-containing protein, whose translation is MSARRSSATSSKTHARGFTLPEVLICAAIAGIVTLAASSGYVFMTKSWVQQQARLQTQQQLRSAVAAVTREARVAGACMLDNPPADVQPVSGVDNGTTDSITIRANPHCAKGAIVGADCAACTSFTVNPATNFAGLGGTWGYLYAGAGQHQYFKILSVVGSTINVDTTTGPPITGTYLQNTTAVYAVEARTFAISSTCPTCGGVPSLTLTLLGGSEEALVKGVDLFDIQYVFNDDYDPTNCVSSTGGGRPLCVVNLPQSATDWKKVRSVIFDVGARSLRGVGGAGSSDGFLHHNEIFEISPRNFQFPAGRL